The following coding sequences are from one Cyprinus carpio isolate SPL01 chromosome A24, ASM1834038v1, whole genome shotgun sequence window:
- the LOC109050230 gene encoding basic helix-loop-helix domain-containing protein USF3-like isoform X1, with amino-acid sequence MPEIVQNRTNNPKPPRRKKNKEIHNAVERHRKEKINAGINRIGELLPCSQALKQSKNMILGEAFRYITELKRQNDEMLNGGDKVQAEEIKRLRHQLEDMRKESAHYIELLKANGINFLDDPTIHWKGKQRCAKVAKVTPTHLMSKGTIVYSDDNTLCPTSKVSIPPNQVSHLDKQPANAVTVQPACDITLGKGQSVGIGAQVNKVVVSSASSHIPVATLIPAVSKPYLTVLEQYSPLGPATPRLNPPMNYITLQGVCPQPVVSTPVPPQLQPDNPIPSLTSATCPTTPLRLQHMLSLSSLPQVVISNSVVPVAAPTEIQSASTILAASSTLLRTSAASSTQTTWTTLQLAGNTVQPVSQALVTDGASISHNPQQLSICSAGTKHLEAPVQLQPPIPACIPVQPSGQRPPQIYSAVVPCPQRAVAQQSSILSVPAIVSQAVVVHQPVGTQTAQLTHPQSSVRAQPALLPKPQLNSALMTTCNPTLQPKIPVHSALPCQPHSNSTVVPQAQSAIVPQLHLSVVPQAQPIINPPTQPALVPQPQAATLPVLQTMQLLQVNSEETPAAVTSSPPSNSHVVILQQGGSCPAPQVLREDVTSQTPCQHIVIIQAPTLTPAPQSHHTAIVSTATPTLSSQTTTSNPTCTASMQAAGTKQLVHILPRPSTQLQAQAPQTITVNGQVYVLQPAKSPDKGNSLSGQSVTQILQPTCEEPTSNIAMNCLGALTNLSQSISKVSSQSNVQIYSITPPSYSTTTVQPLPTCGPEVSTSTETVLSSSVPVPSTAAGSAVKILPKKGLGMSGNQTRQNSVRRTKLVKQKEPKPGRSLRRIALKNKAFVANDTCSELSTVAKSVDSVSSLNKDAVCHDVNTQRGPAPNIVSSTCSSSAIISVSSSSGKSEDSSVMSSVNGSVAKPTLACGEVSKTKAKSIDDVHLHNNVTVSSVSTVCSTQGNVVVSTNCGSLSKEIFIPDVGPQLNCSVVSAALSSQCSSVDTAVSLSVASSEVHVNSSSSVTFCSETTEQNKVSSSHVCTNSKGGSTESRPSFTESSPLLITVSSAQNNSKGKSVNSDFCQPPLPSDISTPSQTLGIRANSTEGEPVISIMANQSISQTQNKFARREELTNSSQNQTSFIVPSTPGQDTSLSTQPVHLPETSRLSDPFKSLKQPSTMKMSMTTSNQGNCADFKLPESNMNIQPGKDRQSDGATEKGVTEIGAFAQKETVPPQQVCTLENDSFDPPLVTNRQTESPFAGGSGGRRFSVASLLPAGHNINASSSSFGAFTFTSEQAEILARAIFEQDSPGKRAAGCSVDNPTSTAATGWDIPKRQAAPSNKDSATDQQVKLTKQADLPVSETSSQNSARVPPVEPLASGTTGIRLPQSIAYSQSQPSSVTSLNVNNLIRPSSNQPYSGSPNLAQQVSASSSGGAAVMVTQSSSQVPPTCSGPAQPNEYAPLKNALMRTHVGIGMVERHQKDMPKRSAQDDLILPNKRSKPSPAGNVARVDIKATDHVQMMVGQMPSSTSAGMPRNHSDGVGALFSGNTFMSTVLRPTEGHCSTQVPTHEQTHLSVVHLQQGHTQHNAPQSGQNLGGNPYLKHQQQQEQRHLYQLHHHLTQPESQIHSIHQRNLLQEQQVQKKRGVVRGGQTGLNVGLQKQHHLEKSGVQPPQQHQQQQQQHPQQSQQQQHHQQQQSQQQQQKAQQIQQQQQSHQQQQMPPQNSHSRHQHLQQQIQQQHFGVRQDKNCEAQQAGQRAHQNNHLGQPERPTGQDHGAVQRLMGSRSMEQQQLTSQANNSVSRSSDLACTSSHQERHRLSSYSAEALIGKTPATGEQRMGVHLQAPRSNAQDQSELRGYVDSSRGKSNITHNSQSRIPPDHANNANAQRIPDCGPFKALVSGHQLNNFEVQVSRSGDMSSKSVPQIQRGPQPQTGFRMGAGPTVDGRSRGTYSGPHPVSQGVHIGAGLTREQEGCHQSFMQSLLAPHIPEQNGHQRAAQGCTPGSIEYNCIPGTSAGELQAKSSSPNLHPAQKAAPIHLGDNNKGHISQVNANLHGPPVRTGPPHPPTPHSSSDTGRTQGSTRSLSVSQRPHHIGPDPQSTKIRPGDRPRSGNLRPGNPFEPESSLPLPSGGGVILSRTQTGGEARRSSIVRFMADGAQVSSDNNLVSDRCAMSDLTQNFGFPFIAEGGMNPPPPINANASFIPPVTQPGASRTPALLPVEPQNTLPSFYPSYSPAAHPSLPSEIPLQYFSNQMFTSPSTDKSGSAPLNNRFGSILSPPRPVGFAQASFPLLTDITPMPIGNSSGITPHLSNFNLTSLFPEIATAMPPDGSSMPMSPLLSLANTTSSDSNKQSNRPAHNISHILGHDGTSAV; translated from the exons AGTAAAAATATGATTCTGGGAGAGGCTTTTCGTTACATCACTGAGCTAAAGCGACAAAATGATGAAATGCTTAATGGAGGAGACAAAGTCCAAG CAGAAGAGATAAAGCGCTTACGGCACCAGCTGGAGGACATGCGCAAGGAAAGTGCTCATTATATTGAACTCCTCAAAGCTAATGGGATCAATTTCCTGGATGACCCCACTATACACTGGAAAGGGAAGCAGCGCTGTGCAAAAGTAGCCAAAGTCACTCCAACTCACTTGATGTCAAAGGGAACAATTGTCTACTCCGATGACAACACCTTATGTCCCACAAGCAAAGTCTCCATTCCACCAAATCAAGTTTCTCATCTTGATAAACAACCGGCAAATGCTGTAACTGTCCAACCTGCATGTGATATTACATTGGGTAAGGGCCAGTCTGTTGGTATTGGAGCACAAGTAAATAAAGTTGTAGTCTCCTCTGCTTCTTCCCACATACCTGTAGCAACTCTTATTCCTGCTGTATCAAAGCCATATCTTACAGTCTTGGAACAGTATTCTCCTCTGGGGCCTGCTACTCCAAGATTAAACCCTCCTATGAATTATATTACTCTTCAAGGTGTATGTCCACAGCCTGTTGTCAGCACCCCAGTCCCTCCACAACTTCAACCAGATAACCCAATCCCTAGTCTCACTTCTGCTACCTGTCCAACCACGCCTCTCAGACTTCAGCATATGCTTAGCCTATCTTCACTGCCTCAAGTTGTGATCAGTAACTCAGTGGTTCCTGTTGCTGCACCTACTGAAATCCAATCTGCTAGCACCATCTTAGCAGCAAGCTCTACCCTTCTTAGAACCAGTGCAGCTAGTAGCACTCAGACTACATGGACAACACTACAGCTTGCAGGAAATACGGTGCAACCTGTCTCTCAAGCACTCGTCACAGATGGTGCCAGCATTTCACATAACCCTCAGCAACTTTCTATATGTTCAGCTGGGACAAAACACCTTGAGGCTCCTGTGCAACTGCAACCCCCAATACCAGCATGCATTCCTGTTCAGCCATCTGGGCAGAGACCTCCTCAGATATATTCAGCAGTTGTACCATGCCCTCAGAGAGCAGTAGCACAACAGTCTTCAATTTTATCAGTGCCAGCCATTGTATCCCAAGCCGTAGTGGTCCATCAGCCTGTTGGAACACAGACAGCACAGTTGACCCATCCACAATCATCTGTTCGGGCACAACCTGCATTATTACCAAAACCTCAACTCAACTCTGCTCTAATGACCACCTGCAACCCCACCCTACAACCTAAAATTCCAGTTCATTCTGCTCTGCCATGCCAGCCTCATTCCAATTCTACAGTGGTGCCCCAAGCCCAGTCTGCCATTGTGCCTCAACTGCATCTCAGTGTGGTGCCTCAAGCTCAGCCAATCATCAATCCACCAACTCAGCCTGCCCTTGTGCCTCAACCACAAGCTGCCACACTGCCAGTGTTACAGACAATGCAGTTATTGCAGGTGAATTCTGAGGAAACACCAGCGGCTGTGACTTCCTCTCCTCCAAGTAACTCACATGTTGTTATTCTGCAACAGGGAGGCTCATGTCCAGCACCACAGGTTCTCAGAGAGGATGTCACTAGTCAGACACCCTGCCAGCACATTGTCATAATTCAGGCACCTACTTTGACACCTGCACCACAGAGTCATCACACTGCCATTGTGTCAACGGCAACCCCAACTTTATCCAGTCAAACGACCACTTCAAACCCTACCTGTACAGCTAGCATGCAGGCAGCTGGTACAAAGCAGTTGGTACATATTCTTCCACGGCCCTCAACCCAATTGCAAGCACAAGCACCTCAGACTATCACTGTGAATGGACAAGTTTATGTTCTGCAGCCGGCAAAGTCACCAGATAAGGGAAACTCTCTATCTGGTCAAAGTGTAACTCAGATACTTCAGCCCACCTGTGAGGAACCCACTTCCAATATTGCCATGAATTGTTTAGGTGCTCTAACTAATCTTAGTCAGAGCATTTCAAAGGTCTCAAGTCAAAGCAATGTTCAGATATACTCCATTACTCCACCTTCTTACTCCACCACTACTGTGCAGCCTCTTCCAACGTGTGGTCCAGAAGTCAGCACTTCTACTGAAACTGTTCTTTCCTCTTCTGTACCTGTACCATCAACTGCCGCTGGCAGTGCAGTTAAAATTCTGCCAAAGAAAGGTTTAGGGATGTCTGGAAATCAAACCAGACAAAACTCAGTTAGGAGAACCAAATTGGTTAAACAAAAGGAACCTAAACCTGGGCGAAGTTTGCGTAGAATTGCTCTCAAGAATAAGGCATTTGTTGCAAATGATACATGTTCTGAGTTATCCACTGTAGCAAAAAGTGTTGATTCGGTTAGTTCTTTAAATAAAGATGCGGTTTGTCATGATGTTAACACGCAGAGAGGACCTGCCCCAAACATTGTTAGTTCCACCTGCAGTAGTTCTGCAATCATTAGTGTCAGTTCCTCCAGTGGAAAATCAGAAGACAGTTCTGTCATGTCTTCAGTTAATGGATCTGTTGCCAAGCCAACATTGGCTTGTGGAGAGGTTTCAAAGACTAAAGCAAAATCTATAGATGATGTCCACTTGCATAACAATGTAACAGTTAGTAGTGTCAGTACTGTATGTTCTACTCAGGGTAATGTGGTTGTTTCTACAAATTGTGGCAGCTTGAGTAAAGAAATCTTTATTCCAGATGTTGGTCCCCAGCTTAATTGTTCAGTGGTTAGTGCTGCTCTCTCGTCACAGTGTAGCTCTGTGGATACTGCTGTATCTTTGTCAGTTGCCTCATCAGAAGTTCATGTTAACTCTTCATCCAGTGTGACATTTTGTAGTGAAACTACTGAACAGAATAAGGTGAGTAGCAGTCATGTTTGCACCAATAGCAAAGGTGGATCAACAGAATCAAGACCCAGTTTTACAGAGAGTTCCCCTCTGCTGATCACTGTAAGCTCTGCCCAAAACAATTCAAAAGGTAAATCTGTTAATTCAGACTTTTGTCAGCCTCCATTACCAAGTGATATATCCACACCAAGTCAAACATTAGGCATCAGGGCTAATTCAACGGAGGGTGAGCCAGTGATTTCCATCATGGCAAATCAGtccatttcacaaacacaaaataagtttGCAAGAAGAGAAGAGTTGACTAACTCTTCTCAAAATCAGACATCATTTATTGTGCCCTCAACTCCTGGACAAGACACTTCTTTGTCAACACAACCTGTTCATCTTCCAGAAACTTCTAGGTTATCAGACCCTTTCAAGTCCTTAAAACAACCATCCACAATGAAAATGTCCATGACAACCAGTAACCAAGGGAATTGTGCAGACTTCAAACTGCCTGAATCAAATATGAACATACAACCTGGTAAGGATAGACAATCTGATGGTGCCACAGAAAAGGGTGTGACAGAGATAGGCGCTTTTGCTCAAAAAGAAACAGTTCCTCCACAACAAGTATGTACATTGGAAAATGATTCCTTTGATCCTCCACTTGTAACCAATAGACAGACTGAATCGCCTTTTGCAGGAGGTTCAGGTGGAAGACGGTTTTCTGTTGCATCATTGCTTCCAGCAGGCCACAACATCAATGCCTCTTCAAGTTCATTTGGTGCATTCACCTTCACTTCTGAGCAGGCAGAAATATTAGCAAGAGCCATATTTGAACAGGACAGCCCAGGCAAGAGGGCTGCAGGATGCAGTGTTGACAACCCAACAAGTACTGCTGCCACAGGGTGGGACATTCCAAAAAGGCAGGCAGCCCCTTCTAACAAGGATAGTGCGACTGACCAGCAGGTTAAACTGACAAAGCAGGCTGATTTACCCGTGTCTGAAACTTCATCTCAGAACTCTGCTCGAGTTCCTCCAGTTGAGCCTTTAGCTAGCGGTACTACTGGCATCAGACTTCCACAGAGCATTGCTTACTCGCAGTCTCAGCCTAGTTCTGTCACCAGCCTTAATGTTAATAACCTCATCAGACCAAGCTCTAACCAGCCTTATTCAGGATCACCCAATCTTGCACAGCAGGTTTCTGCTTCGTCGTCAGGAGGTGCTGCTGTTATGGTGACTCAGTCTTCCTCACAAGTTCCCCCAACCTGTTCTGGCCCTGCTCAACCTAATGAATATGCACCTTTAAAAAATGCTCTGATGCGAACCCATGTTGGTATTGGAATGGTTGAACGTCATCAGAAGGATATGCCAAAAAGGTCTGCCCAAGATGACCTTATTCTTCCAAATAAGCGTTCAAAACCGAGCCCAGCAGGGAATGTTGCAAGAGTGGACATCAAGGCTACAGATCACGTGCAAATGATGGTTGGTCAGATGCCCTCAAGTACTTCTGCAGGTATGCCAAGAAATCACTCTGATGGTGTTGGGGCTCTGTTTTCTGGTAATACTTTCATGAGCACTGTGCTCCGCCCTACAGAAGGACATTGCTCTACTCAGGTGCCAACACATGAGCAGACTCATCTAAGTGTGGTGCACCTGCAGCAGGGacacacacaacataatgcaCCGCAGTCTGGGCAGAACTTAGGTGGAAACCCCTACctcaaacatcaacaacaacaagaacaaagaCACCTTTACCAGCTTCACCATCACCTTACACAACCAGAATCTCAGATCCACAGTATTCATCAGAGGAACCTGCTGCAAGAACAGCAAGTGCAAAAAAAGAGAGGAGTGGTGCGTGGTGGGCAGACTGGACTAAATGTTGGTTTGCAGAAACAACATCATTTGGAAAAGAGTGGTGTGCAGCCTCCTCAGCAAcaccaacaacagcaacaacaacatccACAACAATCCCAGcaacaacagcaccatcaacaGCAGCAAtcacaacaacagcagcaaaaaGCACAACAGATTCAACAGCAGCAACAATCACACCAACAACAGCAGATGCCACCACAGAATTCACATTCACGTCATCAGCATCTTCAGCAGCAGATTCAACAGCAGCACTTTGGAGTTAGACAGGACAAAAACTGTGAGGCCCAACAGGCAGGTCAGAGAGCACATCAAAATAATCACTTGGGTCAGCCAGAACGTCCAACTGGACAGGATCATGGGGCTGTGCAAAGACTAATGGGGTCTCGTTCAATGGAGCAGCAGCAGTTGACCTCTCAGGCTAATAATTCTGTTTCGCGTTCTTCGGATCTTGCTTGCACTTCATCACATCAGGAGCGCCACCGACTCTCTAGCTACTCAGCAGAGGCTCTGATAGGCAAGACTCCTGCTACTGGTGAACAACGTATGGGTGTACACCTGCAAGCACCTCGAAGCAATGCACAGGACCAGTCAGAATTGCGAGGGTATGTAGATTCATCACGTGGTAAAAGTAACATTACTCATAATTCTCAGAGCAGGATACCACCTGACCATGCTAATAACGCGAATGCCCAGAGAATACCAGATTGTGGACCTTTCAAGGCTCTGGTTAGTGGGCATCAGCTAAATAACTTTGAAGTGCAAGTGTCTCGAAGTGGTGACATGTCCAGCAAGTCTGTACCTCAAATCCAGAGAGGTCCTCAGCCACAAACAGGATTTAGAATGGGTGCAGGGCCTACAGTGGATGGGCGTTCACGTGGAACATATTCAGGTCCGCATCCTGTTTCTCAAGGTGTGCACATTGGAGCAGGATTGACAAGAGAACAGGAGGGATGTCACCAGAGCTTTATGCAAAGCCTTTTGGCACCTCATATTCCTGAACAAAATGGGCACCAAAGGGCAGCCCAGGGCTGTACCCCAGGGAGTATAGAGTACAACTGCATTCCTGGGACCTCTGCTGGAGAACTTCAGGCTAAATCTTCTAGCCCTAATTTGCACCCTGCACAGAAAGCTGCTCCCATACATCTAGGGGACAACAACAAAGGTCATATTTCTCAGGTCAATGCAAACTTGCATGGTCCACCTGTGAGAACAGGTCCACCCCATCCCCCAACACCACACAGCAGTTCAGACACAGGACGAACTCAAGGCTCAACCAGGTCACTCTCTGTTAGTCAACGCCCCCATCATATTGGACCAGATCCACAAAGCACAAAGATTCGTCCAGGAGATCGACCACGGTCAGGCAACTTGAGACCTGGAAATCCTTTTGAACCAGAAAGTTCTTTACCTCTTCCATCAGGAGGAGGAGTGATCCTTAGCCGTACACAAACAGGAGGTGAAGCTAGACGGAGTAGCATTGTGCGTTTCATGGCAGATGGTGCACAGGTCAGTAGTGACAACAATTTAGTGTCCGATCGCTGTGCCATGTCTGATCTTACCCAGAACTTTGGCTTTCCTTTCATTGCTGAAGGAGGAATGAACCCACCACCTCCCATTAATGCCAATGCATCGTTCATCCCACCGGTCACGCAGCCAGGTGCCTCTCGCACCCCAGCCCTCCTTCCTGTGGAACCTCAGAACACTTTACCTTCATTTTATCCCTCATATTCCCCTGCAGCTCATCCTAGCCTTCCAAGTGAGATTCCTTTACAGTATTTCTCAAACCAGATGTTTACAAGTCCAAGCACTGACAAGAGTGGCAGTGCACCACTGAACAACCGCTTTGGTTCTATTCTTTCTCCCCCTCGACCTGTTGGTTTTGCACAGGCCAGCTTCCCACTTCTCACAGATATAACACCAATGCCAATTGGAAATTCTTCAGGCATCACACCTCATTTATCCAACTTTAACCTTACGTCTTTGTTCCCTGAAATTGCCACAGCAATGCCTCCTGATGGCTCCTCTATGCCAATGTCACCATTATTGTCTCTTGCCAACACTACTTCCTcagattcaaataaacaatctaatCGCCCAGCCCACAACATCAGTCATATCCTGGGTCATGATGGGACTTCTGCTGTTTAA